In one window of Rhizobium oryzihabitans DNA:
- a CDS encoding DUF2794 domain-containing protein gives MTDQPDVQQVQTASRDNSTVIDLREYKKNKDPLPVTFHRRELDAILRIYGRMVGEGEWRDYAIDHLREKAVFSVFKRSGEMPLYRIEKNPKLATKQGAYSVVNTDGRILKRGHELPQVLKVFDKVLKLIE, from the coding sequence ATGACCGATCAACCGGATGTGCAGCAGGTGCAGACCGCTTCACGCGACAATTCCACCGTTATCGATCTCCGTGAATACAAGAAGAACAAGGACCCTTTGCCGGTCACTTTCCACCGGCGCGAGCTGGATGCGATCCTGCGCATTTACGGCCGCATGGTGGGAGAGGGCGAGTGGCGCGATTATGCCATCGACCACTTGCGGGAAAAGGCGGTATTTTCCGTCTTCAAGCGTTCGGGCGAAATGCCTCTCTACAGGATCGAGAAAAACCCCAAGCTGGCAACGAAACAGGGGGCCTATAGCGTGGTCAATACAGATGGCCGCATTCTCAAACGCGGCCATGAGCTTCCGCAGGTTCTCAAGGTTTTCGACAAGGTCCTGAAGCTCATCGAGTGA